The window CCTGCCGCAGCTGATCCCCGATGCACAGGCCATACCCTTTGCGCGCAGTTTGCCCATCACCGACATATTGCCGGTCGGCTGCCATTTGAATGTGCCGCTGCGGCTGGCGGACGGTTCCGTATATGGTAGTTTCTGCGCGCTGAGCCGCGTCGCCAATCACGAGATTACCGAACGTGACATGGGCGTGCTGAACGCCTTTGCCGAACTGGCGGTAGAGTCCATCGAAAGCGAGCTAAGCGAGGGGGTTGTCCAGCAACACCTGGCCGACAGCATCGCAGCGGTAATGGAAAAAAGACAGCTTACTATCGTTCACCAGCCAATCCATTCCCTGGTAACGGGTCTGCCGGTGGGTGTGGAATGCCTCGCGCGGTTCCCCGATGCCGGCACCCGCGGGCCTGACCTATGGTTCGACGAGGCGGCGCAAGTCGGGCTTGGTCTGGAACTGGAAATGTTCGCCATCCGCGCCGCATTGGAAACATTGGGCGCATTGCCGGAAGGCCGATACGCCTCCATCAATGCTTCGCCTGATACCATCCTGTCAGGCGAATTGCACAATTTGTTGCACAAGGTTCCTTCCGGAAAGCTGGTGGTGGAAGTCACGGAACACGCGCATGTGACCGACTATGACGGACTGGCAGAGGCATTGCGCGGCCTGTCGAAAAACGCCCGCGTGGCTATCGACGATGTTGGCGCTGGCTATGCCGGATTGCGGCATATCGTCGATTTGTCGCCCGACATATTGAAGCTCGACATGAGTTTGACGCGCGATGTGCATCTCGACAAGGCGCGCCATGCGCTGTCGTCCGCAATGGTGCGGTTCGCCGCCGAAATCGGTGCCAATCTGGTTGCAGAGGGTATCGAGTGCGCCGAAGAAGCCGCCGCGCTTGCCGCGATGGGTATCGATTACGGACAGGGTTATTATTATGCCCGCCCGATGCCGGTTGTCCGGGCGCAGCGGCACATGCTGGGCCTGCCACAGGAGGAGGAAGCCGATAGTCCCGTCCAGGTTTCTGCCAACCAGATGCCCATGGCGCGCACCGCCTGAGAGCCTTGAGCCACGCTCGTAAAAGACCCAAGCAACACCCCGCTTCCGCTCGGACGAACAAGCGCCTATAACATCCAGCATGTCTTCAATTCGCCCCTGGCGCACTATCGAGCGCCGCCCATCCCGGCAGATCATGCTGGGCGATACGCCGGTTGGCGGCGATGCGCCAATTACCGTGCAGACCATGACCAATACGCCGACGGAAGATGCGGTCGCCACGCTCGACCAGATCCGTCGGTGCGAAGATGCGGGCGCGGACATCATCCGCGTATCCTGCCCGGACAAGGCCAGCACCGCGGCCTTCCACAAGATCGCGAAGGCCGCACGCGTGCCGCTCGTCGCGGATATTCATTTTCATTACAAGCGCGCGCTTGAGGCTGCCGATGCCGGTGCCGCCTGCCTACGGATCAATCCCGGCAATATCGGATCGAGCGAACGCGTCGCGGAAGTAGTCCGTGCAGCCAAGGCGAATGGTTGTGCCATCCGCATCGGCGTAAATGCCGGTAGCCTGGAAAAAGACTTGCTGGAAAAATACGGCGAGCCCTGCCCCGAAGCGCTGGTGGAAAGCGCGCTTGATCACATCAAACTGCTGCAGGACCATGATTTCCACGAATTCAAGGTGGCGGTAAAGGCATCGGACGTGTTCCTCGCCGTGGCTGCTTACCAGCAACTGGCAGACGCGGTGGACTGTCCGCTGCATCTGGGCATTACGGAAGCCGGCGGGCTGATCGGCGGCACGGTGAAATCCTCCATCGGGATGGGCAATCTGCTGTGGGCGGGCATCGGCGACACGATCCGCGTCTCGCTTTCCGCCGAACCGGAAGAAGAAGTGCGCGTGGGCTTTGAAATGCTCAAAGCGCTCGGCCTGCGCACTCGCGGCGTCCGTGTCGTGTCCTGCCCGTCCTGCGCACGGCAGGGCTTCGACGTGATCCGCACGGTCGAGGCGCTGGAAGACCGGTTGCAACACATCAAGACCCCGCTGTCGCTGTCCGTTCTCGGCTGCGTGGTGAATGGTCCGGGCGAAGCGCGCGAAACCGATATCGGCCTGACCGGCGGCGGTGCAGGCAAGCATATGGTCTATCTCAGCGGCGTGACTGACCACACGGTGGAAAGCGCCGACATGCTCGACCATATCGTGGAGTTGGTCGAGGCGAAGGCAGCGGCGCTGGAAGCCGAGGCGGACAGTGCCGATACGCTGGAAGCTGCCGAGTGAGAGACGCTGGATGATTAGGGTTGGCCGATGAAATTCGTGATCATACGCTTCCTCGCCGCCCTGCGTGACGGTTTCGCGCTGTGGTGGCTGGCTCCGCTGGTTCCCCTGATCGTCGTGATACCGGAGTTCGTGCAGCATATTGCCGAGATCGAGCTGGGCATGTTCGCCAGCGCTGCGGCTTTTTCCGAACTCGCACAGGACCCGACGCGGTTGATGTTCGGGTCGCTGAAGCTGATCGGGCTGCTGCTCGCCATCCTTGCCGCGCTGCGGTTTTTCGGCGCACGCGAACAGGGGCTGCCATGGTGGAACCTGCACGGAGTGCTGTGGGGTCGCTTGCTGGTTTCGCTCGTCTTGTTGGGTCTTGCGGGCGTTCCGGGCATGGTAATGGGCGAAAGCTTCGGCACCCTGCCGCGTCAACTCGTCGACATCGTACTTACGATCGCTACCCTGCCCTTGCTGACATGGTTGGTGTCGGCCATCATCGGCGACCGGGAGATGACTTTCGCGCGGATCTGGACTGCCGGCTGGTTGCCGGCATTGCGGATCGCGGTTTTTATGGCTGTGGTATTCGCGCCGCTCCAGCTTTTGCACATGGCGTTGCATGATTGGGCGTTGGGTGCGGCCTCGTGGCTGGTATGGGCGCTCATGGTGTTCGATGCGGCGGTGGTCGGGTTGATGGCCACGATGGTCGGTTCGGCTGCATATCATGGCTACAGCAAAGTGCTCCCTACCTTGCCCTTATCGAGGGAGCAGACCGCATGACCATTCGCTATCCATTCGCAATCATGGCCGCCCTTGCTCTGGCGGGCTGCTCTGCGACCGATCCAGAGGCCGATGCCCGCACCGGTGTCGTTCTGGCGAAACCGAATCATCCGGAAGCACGCGTCTTCGGGACTACGGTGGATACCAGCGCGGAAGCCAAGGTCGAGGCAGCTTTCGAACGAGCGCAGGAAAGTGGCAAGCGGGTGATGCTAGTGATGGGCGCGAACTGGTGTCATGACAGCCGGGCCTTTGCCGGCTGGCTCATGACCGACCGTTTCCGCGATGCGCTGGCGGATAAATACCACGTGGTGTTCGTGAATATCGGAATGCCGCAAACGGGCGACACGCACAATCTTGCCATCGCGCAACGTTACGGGATCGCAAAGCTGGCAGGTACGCCCACCGTCATCGTGGTCACGCCCGATGGTGTGCCGGTCAATCCCAACACTGCAACCAGCTGGCGCAACTCCGCCAGCCGCAGCGAGGACGCCATACTGCGCGAGTTGTTGGCGCTCGCCGACATCGAGCCTGCTGTAGATACGAACGCGGAAAGTTAGTCCCTGCTCCACGTCGTCCATCACGTTGATTACATGGCCCCGCCGCCGGAACGTGGCACGTTCAAATTCGACAAGTACCAGCTGGTCATGCAGGTTTTGCGGGACAGCGGTGGGCCGCTGACCGAGCATGCGCCCGAACCCATGCCGCGCGAATGGCTGGAAGCGGTACACGATCCCGAATACGTGGCGCAGGTTTTCGCGGCGCAGGTCCCGCGCGAGAAGGAGCGCCGCATCGGCTTCCCGGTCACGCCCCACATCGCCAGCCGCGTGCGCCACACCAATGGCGGAACCTGGCTCGCCGCGCAGCTTGCCCTGCACCACGGCTATGCCGCCAACAGCGCGGCAGGCAGCCATCATGCGCTGCACGATACCGGTGCAGGTTATTGCGTCTTCAACGATCTCGCCGTGACCGCCAACCGCCTGATTGCCGAGGGTGCCGATAGCGATGCGGCCCGGGACATAAGGCGCGTACTAATCGTCGATCTCGACGTACATCAGGGAGACGGGACCGCCAGCCTCATGGCAGGGCGCGACGATGTCTTTACCTTCTCCATGCACGCGGAAAAGAACTTCCCGGTGCGCAAGGCCCGCTCGACGCTGGACGTGCCGTTGGCGGATGGGCTGAGCGACGCCGCCTACCTGGCGAAACTTGCAGAACACCTGCCGCCTCTGTTCGACCGGTTCTCGCCAGATATCGTGCTTTACCAGGCAGGCGTCGATCCGCATCATGACGACCGCTTGGGACGGTTGTCGCTGACCGATGACGGCCTCGCCGCGCGTGACCGGTTCGTGGTTCGGGAAGCCCGGCGGCGCGGCGTGCCGGTCGCAAGCGCATTGGGCGGCGGTTACGGGACCGATCAGCGCGAAGTCGCCACCCGCCACGCCGCATCGATGCTGGCCATGGCCGAAGAGAACGTCCGGCACCCGCGACCCGGCAGCTAAACCTGCACCTTTCCAGCGCGCCAATATCAATGCTAGCGAGCAGATCATACCGTTATCAGGATGCGCCCATGACCAGACTTGAAACCGACTACCTCGTCATTGGTGCTGGCGCATTGGCCATGGGTTTCGTCGAAAGCATCCTCGAACACAGCGACGCACATGTCACCATCATCGACCGGCATGCAAAGCCCGGCGGGCACTGGAATGTCAGCTATCCCTTCGTCACTCTGCATCAGCCAAGCGCGACTTACGGTCTTAATTCGGTGGATCTCGGCGATGACCGGATCGATGCGAGCGGCCCGAATGCGGGCATGTACGAACTCGCCACAGGCACGCAGGTGCGCGATTATTTCGATCGGGCCATGCGTGAGAAGTTTCTGCCGACCGGGCGTGTGTCCTATCACCCGATGTCGGATTATTGCGGCAATGGCGCTGCAAAGGATGGCGAGGCCCACGGCTTCGCCTCCATCCTCGACGGCACCGAAACGACGGTGACGGTGCGCCGCAAAGTGGTCGACGGGCGCGCTTTTACCGCAAGCGTTCCGGCCACTCACACGCGCAAGTTCGAAGTGGCGGACGGTGTCCGCATCACCACGCCAGGTAAGCTACCGCAGGTCTGGGTCGGGCAAGAGGGCGAGGATTACGCGCCCCCCTCACGCTATGTCATATTGGGCGCAGGCAAGACTGCCATGGATGTCGGCGTCTGGCTGATGCAGATGGGCGTTTCGCCGGACAAGATCGGCTGGGTCCGCCCGCGCGAGACGTGGATGATCAACCGCCTGTCCACCCAGCCCGGCACCAAACACGTGGCGCATACGGTCGATTGGCAGCTGGCCCAGATGCGCGCCGCGAAGGATGCAACCTCTGCCGATGAAATCTTTCTGGCGCTGGAAGAACGCGGCCATATGCTGCGCTTCGACAGGGACATATTGCCGACCAAGTTCGTGTTCCCGACCATTTCGGAAGGCGAGGTCGAACAGCTGCGCCGGATCGAGGATGTGATCCGTATCGGCCGCCTGTCCCGCATCGAGCCGG of the Alteripontixanthobacter maritimus genome contains:
- a CDS encoding sensor domain-containing phosphodiesterase, whose protein sequence is MEQENASDLAAFMAATGPIPGELRGDRIDRILDTVRSHLGMEIAFVSRYVEGDEREFTHMSSDLPLPHGAGHREPKEDSFCFHILEGRLPQLIPDAQAIPFARSLPITDILPVGCHLNVPLRLADGSVYGSFCALSRVANHEITERDMGVLNAFAELAVESIESELSEGVVQQHLADSIAAVMEKRQLTIVHQPIHSLVTGLPVGVECLARFPDAGTRGPDLWFDEAAQVGLGLELEMFAIRAALETLGALPEGRYASINASPDTILSGELHNLLHKVPSGKLVVEVTEHAHVTDYDGLAEALRGLSKNARVAIDDVGAGYAGLRHIVDLSPDILKLDMSLTRDVHLDKARHALSSAMVRFAAEIGANLVAEGIECAEEAAALAAMGIDYGQGYYYARPMPVVRAQRHMLGLPQEEEADSPVQVSANQMPMARTA
- the ispG gene encoding flavodoxin-dependent (E)-4-hydroxy-3-methylbut-2-enyl-diphosphate synthase — encoded protein: MSSIRPWRTIERRPSRQIMLGDTPVGGDAPITVQTMTNTPTEDAVATLDQIRRCEDAGADIIRVSCPDKASTAAFHKIAKAARVPLVADIHFHYKRALEAADAGAACLRINPGNIGSSERVAEVVRAAKANGCAIRIGVNAGSLEKDLLEKYGEPCPEALVESALDHIKLLQDHDFHEFKVAVKASDVFLAVAAYQQLADAVDCPLHLGITEAGGLIGGTVKSSIGMGNLLWAGIGDTIRVSLSAEPEEEVRVGFEMLKALGLRTRGVRVVSCPSCARQGFDVIRTVEALEDRLQHIKTPLSLSVLGCVVNGPGEARETDIGLTGGGAGKHMVYLSGVTDHTVESADMLDHIVELVEAKAAALEAEADSADTLEAAE
- a CDS encoding thioredoxin family protein, which produces MTIRYPFAIMAALALAGCSATDPEADARTGVVLAKPNHPEARVFGTTVDTSAEAKVEAAFERAQESGKRVMLVMGANWCHDSRAFAGWLMTDRFRDALADKYHVVFVNIGMPQTGDTHNLAIAQRYGIAKLAGTPTVIVVTPDGVPVNPNTATSWRNSASRSEDAILRELLALADIEPAVDTNAES
- a CDS encoding histone deacetylase family protein, with the protein product MAPPPERGTFKFDKYQLVMQVLRDSGGPLTEHAPEPMPREWLEAVHDPEYVAQVFAAQVPREKERRIGFPVTPHIASRVRHTNGGTWLAAQLALHHGYAANSAAGSHHALHDTGAGYCVFNDLAVTANRLIAEGADSDAARDIRRVLIVDLDVHQGDGTASLMAGRDDVFTFSMHAEKNFPVRKARSTLDVPLADGLSDAAYLAKLAEHLPPLFDRFSPDIVLYQAGVDPHHDDRLGRLSLTDDGLAARDRFVVREARRRGVPVASALGGGYGTDQREVATRHAASMLAMAEENVRHPRPGS